A genomic window from Micromonospora sp. WMMA1947 includes:
- the rfbA gene encoding glucose-1-phosphate thymidylyltransferase RfbA: protein MKGIILAGGSGTRLHPVTLAMSKQLLPVYNKPMIYYPLSVLMLADIRDILIISTPRDLPLFERLLGDGSQFGLSLTYAPQPAPRGLADAFIIGAEHVGDDPVALILGDNIFHGYGFSEVLQAESRDIDGCVLFGYPVTDPERYGVGETDATGRLISIEEKPEKPRSNRAITGLYFYDNDVVDIAKNVRPSARGEIEITRVNQVYLERGKARLVDLGRGLAWLDAGTYDSLLQAGHYLQTLEQRQGIHIACLEEVALRMGFIDADACLSLGAQLAHTEYGRYVMNVAAGAR from the coding sequence GTGAAGGGCATCATCCTGGCCGGCGGTTCGGGAACGCGCCTGCACCCGGTGACGCTGGCGATGTCGAAGCAGCTCCTACCCGTCTACAACAAGCCGATGATCTACTACCCGCTCTCGGTGCTCATGCTCGCCGACATCCGGGACATCCTGATCATCTCCACCCCGCGTGACCTGCCGCTCTTCGAACGGCTCCTCGGCGACGGGTCGCAGTTCGGGCTGTCGTTGACCTACGCTCCCCAGCCGGCTCCCCGGGGTCTGGCCGACGCCTTCATCATCGGCGCGGAGCACGTCGGCGACGATCCGGTCGCCCTGATCCTCGGCGACAACATCTTCCACGGCTACGGCTTCTCCGAGGTGCTGCAGGCGGAGAGCCGCGACATCGACGGCTGCGTCCTCTTCGGCTATCCGGTGACCGACCCCGAGCGGTACGGCGTGGGCGAGACCGACGCGACGGGCCGGCTCATCTCCATCGAGGAGAAGCCGGAGAAGCCGCGGTCCAACCGCGCCATCACCGGGTTGTACTTCTACGACAACGACGTGGTGGACATCGCCAAGAACGTCCGCCCGTCCGCGCGCGGCGAAATCGAGATCACCAGGGTCAACCAGGTCTACCTGGAGCGCGGCAAGGCCCGGCTGGTCGACCTCGGGCGGGGCCTGGCCTGGTTGGACGCCGGCACCTACGACTCACTGCTGCAGGCCGGGCACTACCTGCAGACCCTGGAGCAGCGGCAGGGGATCCACATCGCCTGCCTGGAGGAGGTCGCCCTGCGGATGGGCTTCATCGACGCCGACGCCTGCCTCAGCCTCGGCGCCCAGCTGGCCCACACCGAGTACGGCAGGTACGTCATGAACGTGGCGGCGGGAGCCCGCTGA
- a CDS encoding acyltransferase domain-containing protein, producing MPGQGSQYQGMGTGLYRDVSAFAAIIDEVFELMGRAGEQLRSDWLAASPQLPVDHASRSQPLLFAIDYALGRLLLDRGLRPAVLLGHSVGEMAAATLAGIFDLPGATRIVGQRVGQFTLVPPGGMAAVAASRAEVEPYLRPGVDVGAVNTPRQTVIAGADEPLRTTVDALRQAGYTCAAVPSTVPFHSEWLRPAVDPACSLLASLPANPPRIPVVSGYTAGYLTEAEVKDPRYWAEHPVNPVLFWPALARLAEAGPHLLVECGPGTSLTTFARRHPDVRSGRCEVLSLIGPAASGPAREAEHLAAAAARLGVSLP from the coding sequence ATGCCGGGCCAGGGTTCCCAGTACCAGGGCATGGGCACGGGGCTGTACCGGGATGTCTCCGCCTTCGCGGCGATCATCGACGAGGTGTTCGAGCTCATGGGGAGGGCCGGAGAGCAGCTACGTTCCGACTGGCTCGCCGCCTCCCCGCAGCTTCCGGTCGACCATGCCAGCCGTTCGCAGCCGCTGCTGTTCGCCATCGACTACGCGCTCGGCAGGCTGCTGCTGGACCGCGGGCTGCGGCCGGCGGTCCTGCTGGGACACAGTGTCGGCGAGATGGCCGCCGCCACCCTCGCCGGCATCTTCGACCTGCCCGGCGCGACCCGCATCGTCGGGCAGCGGGTCGGCCAGTTCACCCTGGTGCCGCCGGGCGGAATGGCCGCCGTGGCGGCGTCCCGGGCCGAGGTCGAGCCGTACCTGCGGCCGGGTGTCGACGTCGGGGCGGTCAACACGCCCCGGCAGACGGTGATCGCCGGTGCGGACGAGCCGCTGCGGACCACAGTGGACGCCCTGCGCCAGGCCGGCTACACCTGTGCTGCGGTGCCGTCGACGGTTCCCTTCCACAGCGAGTGGCTCCGGCCGGCGGTCGACCCGGCCTGCTCCCTGCTGGCGAGCCTGCCGGCGAACCCGCCCCGGATCCCCGTGGTGTCCGGGTACACCGCCGGCTACCTGACCGAGGCCGAGGTGAAGGATCCACGGTACTGGGCCGAGCACCCGGTGAACCCGGTGCTGTTCTGGCCCGCCCTGGCGAGACTGGCGGAGGCCGGGCCCCACCTGCTGGTCGAGTGCGGCCCCGGCACCAGCCTGACCACCTTCGCCCGCCGGCACCCGGACGTCCGTTCCGGGCGATGCGAGGTGCTGTCGCTGATCGGGCCGGCGGCGTCGGGCCCGGCCCGGGAGGCCGAGCACCTCGCCGCCGCGGCGGCCCGGCTGGGAGTCTCGCTGCCCTGA
- a CDS encoding acyl carrier protein has product MRQYVWDGDWRSFEHAPDQPFDELGYDSLALLETHSRIKRDYGVPISEDDLGLVRTPRELVEFVNSRLEPA; this is encoded by the coding sequence ATGCGCCAGTACGTCTGGGACGGGGACTGGCGGTCCTTCGAGCACGCCCCGGACCAACCCTTCGACGAGCTGGGGTACGACTCGCTCGCCCTGCTCGAGACGCACAGCCGCATCAAGCGTGACTACGGTGTGCCGATCTCCGAGGACGACCTGGGCCTCGTCCGGACCCCCCGGGAACTCGTCGAGTTCGTCAACAGCCGCCTGGAGCCGGCGTGA
- the rfbB gene encoding dTDP-glucose 4,6-dehydratase yields the protein MKLLVTGGAGFVGSEYVRSMLGGAYEGYENAEITVLDKLTYAGSLTNIPADDPRLTFVRGDIADRELLLDLLPGHDAVVHFAAESHVDRSLLDASPFTTTNVLGTQTLLDCCLRTGISRVVQVSTDEVYGTIAHGSWTEDHPLLPNSPYAASKAAADLLARSYHRSHGLPVVITRCSNNYGPYQHVEKMIPRFVTNLLSGRPVPLYGDGRNVREWLHVADHCRGVQLALGKGRDGEVYHLGSGTELTNRDLTAELLRLCGADWDAVRPVADRKGHDLRYSLDDSKARRELGYAPQVPFESGLAEVVAWYRTNSDRWADESERHHTQAAPEPAMPGPDTEEQGSMNMKAVGTTAAVSR from the coding sequence ATGAAACTTCTCGTGACCGGGGGAGCCGGCTTCGTCGGCTCCGAGTACGTACGCAGCATGCTCGGCGGCGCCTACGAGGGTTACGAGAACGCGGAGATCACCGTCCTCGACAAGCTCACGTACGCGGGCAGTCTGACGAACATCCCGGCGGACGATCCGCGGCTCACCTTTGTCCGAGGCGACATCGCCGACCGCGAGCTGCTTCTCGACCTGCTGCCGGGACACGACGCGGTCGTCCACTTCGCGGCCGAGAGCCACGTGGACCGGTCGCTGCTCGACGCCTCGCCGTTCACGACGACGAATGTGCTGGGGACCCAGACGCTGCTGGACTGCTGCCTCCGGACAGGCATCAGCCGGGTGGTGCAGGTCTCGACCGACGAGGTGTACGGCACCATCGCCCACGGGTCGTGGACGGAGGATCACCCGCTCCTGCCGAACTCCCCGTACGCCGCCTCGAAAGCGGCGGCCGACCTGCTTGCGCGCTCGTACCACCGCTCGCACGGGCTGCCGGTGGTGATCACCCGCTGCTCGAACAACTACGGGCCGTACCAGCACGTCGAGAAGATGATCCCGCGCTTCGTCACCAACCTGCTCAGCGGCCGGCCGGTGCCCCTCTACGGCGACGGCCGCAACGTCCGGGAGTGGCTGCACGTCGCGGACCACTGCCGGGGCGTGCAGCTGGCGCTGGGGAAGGGTCGTGACGGCGAGGTCTACCACCTGGGCAGCGGCACCGAGCTGACCAACCGGGACCTGACCGCCGAACTCCTGCGCCTGTGCGGGGCGGACTGGGACGCGGTGCGGCCGGTCGCCGACCGCAAGGGGCACGACCTCCGGTACTCCCTCGACGACAGCAAGGCCCGCCGCGAGCTCGGCTACGCCCCGCAGGTGCCCTTCGAGTCGGGCCTCGCCGAGGTCGTCGCCTGGTACCGGACCAACAGCGACCGGTGGGCCGACGAGTCGGAGCGGCACCACACGCAAGCCGCACCAGAGCCGGCAATGCCCGGTCCGGACACAGAGGAACAGGGGTCGATGAACATGAAGGCTGTCGGGACGACCGCGGCGGTGTCGCGGTGA
- a CDS encoding acyl carrier protein encodes MTLPDLEEIMRRCAGDDESTSSFQQAPDQAFTDLGYDSLALLETQSVIKRDYGVEISEQALSEATTPRQLVDLVNRWLTAA; translated from the coding sequence ATAACTCTGCCGGACCTTGAGGAGATCATGCGCAGGTGCGCCGGGGACGACGAGTCGACGTCCTCGTTCCAGCAGGCTCCGGACCAGGCGTTCACCGACCTCGGATACGACTCGCTCGCGTTGCTCGAGACGCAGAGTGTCATCAAGCGGGACTACGGCGTCGAGATCTCCGAGCAGGCCCTGAGCGAGGCCACCACGCCGCGGCAGCTGGTGGACCTCGTGAACCGATGGCTGACCGCGGCCTGA
- a CDS encoding helix-turn-helix transcriptional regulator: MLPQQQTPEEAAATARLRRLARLRRVRDRIDREYAQPLDVQALARGVAMSAGYLSREFRLAYGESPYAYLLTRRVERAMTLLRRGDMTVTEVCFAVGCASLGTFSSRFTELVGVPPSAYRRAASQATAGMPSCVSKQVTRPIRTREERQPA; this comes from the coding sequence GTGCTCCCGCAGCAGCAGACGCCCGAGGAGGCCGCCGCCACGGCGCGCCTGCGCCGTCTCGCGCGGCTGCGCCGGGTGCGTGACCGGATCGACCGGGAGTACGCGCAGCCCCTGGACGTGCAGGCGCTGGCACGCGGGGTGGCCATGTCGGCCGGTTATCTCAGCCGCGAGTTCCGGCTGGCGTACGGGGAGTCGCCGTACGCGTACCTGCTGACCCGGCGGGTGGAACGCGCGATGACCCTGCTGCGCCGCGGTGACATGACCGTCACCGAGGTCTGCTTCGCGGTCGGGTGTGCTTCTCTGGGCACGTTCAGCAGCCGGTTCACCGAGCTGGTCGGGGTGCCGCCCAGTGCGTACCGGCGTGCGGCGTCGCAGGCGACGGCCGGGATGCCGTCGTGCGTGTCGAAGCAGGTCACCCGGCCGATCCGGACCCGTGAGGAGCGGCAACCGGCCTGA
- a CDS encoding beta-ketoacyl-[acyl-carrier-protein] synthase family protein, with the protein MSVRKVVITGLGVVAPGGVGTKAFWQLITAGRTATRPITAFDASAFRSRIAAEVDFEPAQAELSHREISRLDRAAQFALVATREAMADSGLETDRSDPTRVGVSLGTAVGATCNLESEYLALSDTGREWVLDHHYAGPHLYDYFMPGSMAAEVAWDVNAQGPVAVISAGCTSGLDAVGHAVDLIREGAVDAMVTGGTDAPISPITVACFDAIRATSSSNDDAAHALRPFDRTRNGFVLGEGAAVLVLESEEHARARGARIYAEVTGFASRSNAYHMTGLRPDGAEMAAAITAALAESKLSPEDVDYVNAHGTATQQNDRHETAALKRALGHHAYSTPVSSIKSMVGHSLGAIGSIEIAACALALDQGVIPPTANLHEPDPELDLDYVPLHAREQRLDTVVSVGSGFGGFQSAIVLARPGRGAA; encoded by the coding sequence GTGAGTGTTCGCAAAGTGGTGATCACCGGTCTCGGCGTCGTGGCGCCCGGCGGCGTGGGTACCAAGGCGTTCTGGCAACTGATCACCGCCGGTCGCACCGCGACCAGGCCGATCACCGCCTTCGACGCGTCCGCCTTCCGGTCCCGGATCGCCGCCGAGGTGGACTTCGAACCGGCCCAGGCCGAGCTGTCCCACCGGGAGATCAGCCGGCTGGACCGGGCGGCGCAGTTCGCCCTGGTCGCCACCAGGGAGGCGATGGCCGACAGCGGTCTGGAGACGGACCGGTCCGATCCCACCCGCGTCGGCGTGAGCCTCGGCACCGCCGTGGGTGCCACGTGCAACCTCGAGTCGGAGTACCTCGCTCTCAGCGACACCGGGCGGGAGTGGGTGCTCGACCACCACTACGCCGGCCCGCACCTGTACGACTACTTCATGCCCGGCTCCATGGCGGCGGAGGTCGCCTGGGACGTCAACGCCCAGGGCCCGGTCGCCGTGATCTCCGCGGGGTGCACCTCCGGACTGGACGCGGTCGGACACGCGGTGGATCTGATCCGGGAGGGCGCGGTCGACGCGATGGTGACCGGTGGCACCGACGCGCCGATCTCACCGATCACCGTCGCCTGCTTCGACGCCATCCGGGCGACCTCGTCGAGCAACGACGACGCGGCCCACGCGCTCCGCCCCTTTGACCGCACCCGCAACGGCTTCGTGCTGGGGGAGGGGGCCGCCGTGCTCGTCCTCGAGAGCGAGGAGCACGCCCGCGCCCGCGGCGCCCGGATCTACGCCGAGGTCACCGGATTCGCCTCCCGCAGCAACGCGTACCACATGACCGGCCTGCGGCCCGACGGCGCCGAGATGGCCGCGGCGATCACCGCCGCGCTGGCGGAGAGCAAGCTGTCACCGGAGGACGTCGACTACGTCAACGCGCACGGCACGGCGACGCAGCAGAACGACAGGCACGAGACGGCCGCTCTCAAGCGGGCACTCGGCCACCACGCCTACTCGACACCGGTCAGTTCCATCAAGTCGATGGTGGGCCACTCCCTCGGTGCGATCGGCTCGATCGAGATCGCCGCCTGCGCGCTCGCCCTGGACCAGGGCGTGATCCCGCCGACCGCGAACCTCCACGAGCCGGACCCCGAGCTGGACCTGGACTACGTCCCGCTGCACGCGCGGGAGCAGAGGCTCGACACCGTCGTCAGCGTCGGCAGCGGCTTCGGAGGCTTCCAGAGCGCCATCGTGCTCGCCCGTCCCGGGCGGGGTGCGGCATGA
- a CDS encoding LnmK family bifunctional acyltransferase/decarboxylase, giving the protein METNQHALFPQVGRPALVRRPGDWLERVELITPAMCGPNSLFIGQLGDWTWDAVGAACHIDPYSAVDPEGNPVYLSFAYFRVKACSDLSVEQLTFGDRLRVRSKVLSCGGDSLLTVHQVSRYHGDAGTEAAYGDGLAMDDFFRYDSPGCVHVETFNRWIQRSGDGTNHGLRRATPIGFQSHHLDPIADEHTPRRVVSMARRAAGFRTEGEPPPEAGLTLTYQVSASRDLNGVGLLYFASYFSIVDWAVLTLWRSLGRSSDSFLRRRVPDRQVCLFANANADDVLDVAVTTFPDAGGEDVVDVTVRRQDGSLLAVARQRITQNRAG; this is encoded by the coding sequence ATGGAGACCAACCAGCACGCCCTGTTTCCCCAGGTCGGTCGTCCGGCGCTGGTTCGACGCCCGGGTGACTGGCTCGAACGCGTCGAGCTGATCACCCCCGCGATGTGCGGCCCCAACTCGCTGTTCATCGGCCAGCTCGGCGACTGGACCTGGGACGCGGTCGGCGCCGCCTGCCACATCGATCCGTACTCCGCGGTGGATCCCGAGGGCAACCCCGTCTACCTGTCCTTCGCCTACTTCCGGGTCAAGGCCTGCAGCGACCTGTCCGTCGAGCAACTGACCTTCGGCGACCGGCTCCGCGTACGGTCGAAGGTGCTGTCCTGCGGCGGTGACTCGTTGCTCACCGTGCACCAGGTCAGCCGCTATCACGGGGACGCCGGTACGGAGGCCGCGTACGGCGACGGCCTCGCCATGGACGACTTCTTCCGCTACGACTCGCCCGGATGTGTGCACGTCGAGACGTTCAACCGCTGGATCCAGCGTTCCGGCGACGGCACGAACCACGGATTGCGGCGGGCGACACCCATCGGCTTCCAGTCGCACCACCTGGACCCGATCGCCGACGAGCACACCCCCCGTCGCGTCGTGTCGATGGCGCGCCGGGCAGCCGGCTTCCGGACCGAGGGGGAGCCGCCGCCGGAGGCCGGGCTCACGCTGACCTACCAGGTGAGCGCCAGTCGCGACCTCAACGGCGTCGGCCTGCTGTACTTCGCGTCGTACTTCTCGATCGTCGACTGGGCGGTCCTGACGTTGTGGCGCAGCCTCGGCCGGTCGTCCGACAGCTTCCTGCGCCGGCGGGTGCCGGACCGGCAGGTCTGCCTGTTCGCCAACGCGAACGCCGACGACGTCCTCGACGTCGCGGTCACGACATTCCCCGACGCCGGGGGTGAGGACGTGGTCGACGTGACGGTGCGCCGGCAGGACGGCAGCCTGCTCGCCGTGGCGCGTCAGCGCATCACCCAGAACCGGGCGGGATGA
- a CDS encoding multicopper oxidase family protein — MDRRHLIRLAGLAAGGTLLSACNESSAAIHAGHGPHPGGGTGDPSTPPVPFTVPLPVPPVLRPSAVVGGTDVYDLSVRSTTTEILPGVRTPVLGYNGRFVGPTIRARRGRPAIVRLNNGLHHPTNVHLHGASVAAASDGHPMDVVEPGRLRTYHYPNRQHGATLWYHDHSHHMEAEHVYRGLHGFYLIDDDAERRFGLPTGRYDIPIMLRDARIAADGTLAFDPADPFVQQTTLANGKPQPVLRVAARRYRLRLLNGAIQRNFQLSLTGADMIQVATDGGLLPAPVPRTELALSPGERAEIVVDFRRSPVGSRLVLADTTGPVLAFDVVGAAADNSRLPAKLRPLPPLPRATTVRDVTLSRRPGQATFTINGEVFDAARVDARIPIGTTEIWRVTNVDVDFPIDHSLHLHLVQFRVLDRDGVPPAPGEAGLKDTVAVPPGSTVRIQATFTGFKGRYVYHCHYLRHSQLGQMAQFEVV; from the coding sequence ATGGACAGACGACACCTCATCCGTCTCGCGGGCCTGGCCGCGGGAGGGACTCTCCTCTCGGCCTGCAACGAGAGCAGCGCCGCGATCCATGCCGGACACGGCCCGCACCCGGGCGGCGGCACCGGCGACCCCAGCACCCCGCCCGTCCCCTTCACCGTCCCGCTTCCGGTTCCTCCGGTACTGCGCCCGAGCGCGGTGGTGGGCGGCACCGACGTCTACGACCTGTCGGTCCGGTCCACCACGACGGAGATCCTGCCCGGGGTGAGGACACCGGTGCTCGGCTACAACGGCCGGTTCGTCGGCCCGACCATCCGCGCCCGGCGCGGCCGGCCGGCGATCGTCCGGCTGAACAACGGCCTGCACCACCCGACGAACGTCCACCTGCACGGCGCATCGGTCGCCGCGGCCAGCGACGGGCACCCGATGGACGTGGTCGAGCCGGGGCGCCTGCGCACCTACCACTATCCGAACCGGCAGCACGGCGCGACGCTGTGGTACCATGACCACAGCCACCACATGGAAGCCGAGCACGTCTACCGCGGCCTGCACGGGTTCTACCTGATCGACGACGACGCCGAACGGCGATTCGGGTTGCCGACGGGCCGGTACGACATCCCGATCATGTTGCGGGACGCCCGGATCGCGGCCGACGGCACACTGGCGTTCGACCCGGCGGATCCCTTCGTCCAGCAGACCACCCTGGCGAACGGCAAACCACAGCCGGTCCTGCGGGTGGCCGCCCGCCGATACCGCCTGCGGCTGCTCAACGGCGCCATCCAGCGGAACTTCCAGCTGAGCCTGACCGGCGCCGACATGATCCAGGTCGCCACCGACGGCGGCCTGCTTCCCGCGCCGGTGCCCCGTACCGAACTGGCCCTGTCGCCGGGCGAGCGCGCCGAGATCGTCGTGGACTTCCGCCGGTCACCGGTCGGCAGCCGCCTGGTCCTGGCGGACACCACCGGTCCGGTGCTCGCGTTCGACGTGGTCGGCGCGGCCGCCGACAACAGCCGGCTCCCGGCGAAGCTCCGGCCGCTGCCGCCGCTGCCCCGGGCCACCACGGTCCGCGACGTGACGCTGAGCCGCCGGCCCGGCCAGGCGACGTTCACCATCAACGGCGAGGTCTTCGACGCCGCCCGCGTCGACGCCCGCATCCCGATCGGCACGACCGAGATCTGGCGGGTCACCAACGTGGACGTGGACTTCCCGATCGACCACAGCCTGCATCTGCACCTCGTACAGTTCCGGGTGCTGGACCGCGACGGCGTCCCGCCGGCGCCGGGCGAGGCGGGCCTGAAGGACACCGTCGCGGTGCCGCCCGGTTCCACCGTGCGCATCCAGGCCACGTTCACCGGGTTCAAGGGGCGCTACGTCTACCACTGCCACTACCTGCGGCACTCGCAGCTCGGCCAGATGGCGCAGTTCGAGGTGGTGTGA
- a CDS encoding phytanoyl-CoA dioxygenase family protein: MRDDLRINGYAVVDGIVDETDLDVMRACVARLEDMAGRRRASGDGFVLEAPDVGGWVAWQQGLPPASGVLRSVDGAHRHCPELTGIAETVAKTHIVPATGTDVDVVNTFLWAKPAKVGSEKPWHQDMAFAPDGFHDRYANVVTAWIAVDPATTENGCLQFVPGSHRLGVLPHVGDPERADGDPPRERAVEPHVEPATVATLGTPVHAPLDPGAGAVFDGLMVHRSAPNTSAAPRRALSFVFALHRR; the protein is encoded by the coding sequence GTGAGAGACGACCTGCGGATCAACGGGTACGCCGTCGTCGACGGCATCGTCGACGAGACAGACCTGGACGTCATGCGCGCCTGCGTGGCCCGCCTGGAGGACATGGCCGGGCGCCGCCGGGCGAGCGGAGACGGCTTCGTTCTCGAGGCGCCGGACGTCGGCGGCTGGGTGGCCTGGCAGCAGGGCCTGCCCCCGGCATCCGGCGTCCTGCGCTCGGTGGACGGCGCCCACCGGCACTGCCCCGAGTTGACGGGGATCGCCGAAACCGTGGCGAAGACCCACATCGTGCCGGCGACCGGCACCGACGTGGACGTGGTGAACACCTTCCTCTGGGCGAAACCGGCGAAGGTCGGCTCGGAGAAGCCGTGGCACCAGGACATGGCGTTCGCGCCGGACGGCTTCCACGACCGGTACGCCAACGTCGTCACGGCCTGGATCGCCGTCGACCCCGCCACCACCGAGAACGGCTGCCTGCAGTTCGTGCCGGGATCGCACCGGCTCGGCGTGCTCCCGCACGTCGGCGACCCGGAGCGCGCCGACGGGGATCCGCCGCGCGAGCGCGCGGTGGAACCGCACGTCGAGCCGGCCACTGTGGCGACGCTCGGCACGCCCGTGCACGCCCCACTCGATCCCGGCGCCGGTGCGGTCTTCGACGGGCTGATGGTGCACCGCTCGGCACCGAACACCTCGGCCGCGCCACGCCGCGCCCTCAGCTTCGTCTTCGCGCTGCACCGCCGCTGA
- a CDS encoding carboxyl transferase domain-containing protein produces MVLAAGPTRIQDSDRRDPVVRLRQLFDPGTLRLVHGDDDTGVAVVRGRVAGGPVIAYCTDARIMGGALGADGCRRVVAAIQAAVDEHCPVVGVWHSGGARLSEGVAALDGVGRMFAAMVHASGRVPQISVVLGPAAGGAAYGPALTDVVVMSSEARVFVTGPEVVRRVTGEQVDMESLGGPDTHGRRSGVAHVVVPTESDAFARARALTTLLGQQGTYEVAAVRTPSNLSALLPENPNRAYDVRPLVRAILDPAEEHGFLELQPRWAPNVVVGLGRLAGRTIGVVANNPLRKGGCLDALGAEKAAMFVRRCDSFGVPLLVLVDVPGYLPGLDQEWTGVVRRGAKLLHAFAEAVVPRVTLVTRKSYGGAYIAMNSRSLGASAVLAWPQAELAVMGAEAAVAVLHRRTLAAAPDDEREALRTQLIKEYEQDSGGVRRALSIGVVDEVIDPSLTRSKVVTALIAAPARRGAHGNIPL; encoded by the coding sequence GTGGTTCTCGCCGCCGGCCCGACCCGGATCCAGGACAGTGACCGCCGGGATCCGGTGGTCCGTCTCCGCCAGCTGTTCGACCCGGGCACCCTCCGGCTCGTCCACGGGGACGACGACACCGGCGTCGCGGTCGTCCGCGGCCGCGTGGCCGGCGGACCGGTGATCGCGTACTGCACCGATGCCCGGATCATGGGCGGCGCCCTGGGCGCGGACGGCTGCCGCCGCGTCGTGGCCGCCATCCAGGCGGCGGTGGACGAGCACTGTCCGGTCGTCGGGGTCTGGCACTCCGGCGGTGCCCGTCTGTCCGAGGGCGTGGCGGCACTCGACGGCGTCGGCCGGATGTTCGCCGCGATGGTGCACGCGTCCGGCCGCGTTCCGCAGATCTCCGTCGTGCTCGGCCCCGCCGCCGGTGGTGCGGCCTACGGCCCGGCGCTGACCGACGTGGTGGTGATGTCGTCCGAGGCGCGGGTGTTCGTCACCGGTCCCGAGGTGGTCCGCCGCGTCACCGGGGAGCAGGTCGATATGGAGAGCCTCGGCGGTCCGGACACCCACGGCCGCCGCTCCGGCGTCGCCCATGTGGTCGTCCCCACCGAGAGCGACGCGTTCGCGCGGGCGCGTGCCCTGACGACGCTGCTCGGGCAGCAGGGGACGTACGAGGTGGCCGCCGTGCGGACGCCGTCGAACCTGTCGGCGCTGCTGCCGGAGAACCCCAATCGCGCCTACGACGTGCGTCCCCTGGTCCGGGCGATCCTCGATCCGGCGGAGGAGCACGGTTTCCTGGAGTTGCAGCCCCGCTGGGCGCCGAACGTCGTGGTCGGGCTGGGACGCCTGGCCGGTCGCACGATCGGGGTCGTGGCCAACAACCCGCTGCGCAAGGGCGGATGCCTGGATGCGCTCGGCGCGGAGAAGGCGGCCATGTTCGTCCGGCGGTGCGACTCCTTCGGCGTGCCCCTTCTCGTGCTCGTCGACGTGCCCGGTTACCTGCCCGGCCTCGACCAGGAGTGGACCGGTGTGGTGCGCCGTGGCGCGAAGCTGTTGCACGCGTTCGCCGAGGCGGTGGTGCCCCGGGTCACCCTCGTGACCCGGAAGTCCTACGGCGGCGCGTACATCGCGATGAACTCCCGCTCGCTGGGTGCGAGCGCGGTCCTGGCCTGGCCGCAGGCGGAACTGGCGGTGATGGGCGCGGAGGCCGCGGTGGCCGTCCTGCACCGCCGCACCCTGGCCGCCGCACCCGACGACGAGCGCGAGGCCCTGCGGACGCAGCTGATCAAGGAGTACGAGCAGGACTCGGGCGGGGTGCGACGCGCCCTGTCCATCGGTGTCGTCGACGAGGTCATCGATCCCTCGCTCACCCGGTCGAAGGTGGTGACGGCGCTGATCGCGGCACCGGCCCGCCGGGGAGCGCACGGGAACATCCCGCTCTGA